The DNA segment TTACAGTATCAAGCATAGATGATTACTTTAATAAAATAAGAGAAAATAATGTAATTATTGATATTGCAGAAAGAAAACAAATGATAAGAGATCTTATTGATAAAAACTGTACAAAAGAAAATGAGCAAGTTTTAATTCATGAAAATCTTTTAGATGAAGTAACAAACTTAGTTGAATATCCTTATCCTATAGTTGGAACATTTAATTCTGACTTCCTTGAAGTTCCTCAGGAAGTTCTTATAATATCAATGGAAGTTCATCAAAGATATTTCCCTATTTTAGATAAAAATGGAAAACTTCTTCCAAAATTTGTTGTTGTAAGAAATGGTATTGAAGATTCTGATAAAGTAAGAGCAGGAAATGAAAAAGTTCTTTCAGCAAGACTTGCTGACGCTAGATTCTTCTATCAGGAAGACCTTAAAAATCCTCTTGAAGCAAATGTACCTAAATTAAGTACTGTTGTATTCCAAAAAGATCTTGGAACTATTGCAGATAAAATGGCAAGAGTTACTAAACTTGCAGATTTCTTAACAGATAAACTTGGATACGGTGCTGAAAAAGAAGATATATTTAGAACAATAAAACTTTGCAAAGCAGATCTTGTGTCAAATATGATTAATGAAAAAGAATTTACAGAACTACAAGGACTTATGGGAGCTGACTATGCTCTTAAATCAGGAGAAAAAGAAACTGTATCAAGAGGAATAGAAGAACATTACTTCCCAAGATTTAAAGGGGACAAACTTCCTGAAACTAAAGAAGGAATTGTTGCAGGAATTTGTGACAGAATGGATACTCTTGCAGGATGTCTTGGTGTAGGTGTAACAGTTACTGGATCTAAAGATCCATTTGCTTTAAGAAGAGCAGCACTTGGAATAGTAAATGTTATAATTAACTCTAAACTTAATATCTCTCTTAAAGAATTAACAGAAAAGAGTATAGAAATTCTTGATGAAGCAGGAGTTCTACAAAAAGATAAAGCTACTCTTGAAAAAGAAGTACTTGAATTCTTAAAACAAAGAGTAATTAATGTATTTACAGATATGAAATATAGAAGAGATGTAATTCTTGCAGTTGTTGCAAAAACTTGGGACAATGTCATTGAAACTAAATCTGAAATTGAAGTTCTTGAAAAGGCAGTTCAGGAAGATAGTTTCAAAAACCTTATTGGAATTATCAAAAGAGTTGGAAACATTGTTAAAGATCATGAAGGAAGAGAAGTTAATAAAGATTTATTTAAAGAAGAAGCTGAAGTTTCTCTTTATGATTATGTAGAAAATCTTGATAAAACTGTTACAGAACTTCTTGCAGCAAAAGATTATAAAGGATATCTTGATGCTGTATTAAATGGAGAAGAAATAGTAAATAACTATTTCAATACAGTTATGATTAATGATAAAGATGCAGCTGTAAAAAATAACAGACTTTCTCAAATGAAGAGATTAGATGATATTTATGAAAGAATGGCTGACCTTGATTTAATAGAAGGATAATAAAATTTTTTAAGATGCCCTGAAGAAGAAAATTCTCTTTAAAGATTATTTTCTTTTCAGGGTATTTTTTATTTTAATTTATATATAATATAGTATTAGACATTTATATATAAAAGTGTTATACTAAAAAAGGATATAAGTTAAAGGATAATAAAAAATATGGTTTTGGTATGATTAAAAGTTGACAAACCATTAAAAAAATATTATAATTACATGTTAAAAGATAAATTTTTATATCAAAGGAGAAATAAAGTATGGGAAGATTAGTCGGAACTATTTCAAGAGGACTTCGTGCACCAATCATTCATCAAGGTGATGATATAGCAAATTTCGTAGTAGATGCAGTGCTTGCTGCTGCTGAAAGCGACAATATTGTTTTAAGAGACAGAGATATCGTTGCAATGACTGAGTCTATTGTTGCCAGAGCTCAAGGAAACTATGCTTCTATAGATGATATAGCTGCAGATGTTAAAGCTAAATTTGGAGACAACACAATAGGTGTTATATTCCCAATATTAAGCCGTAATAGATTTTCTGTATGTTTAAAAGGAATAGCAAAAGGAGCAAAGAAAATTGTTTTAATGTTCAGCTATCCTTCAGATGAAGTTGGAAACCACTTTATTGATTATGATTTACTTGATGAAAAAGGAGTAAATCCATGGAGTGATGTTTTAACAGAAGCAGAATTTACAGAAAAATTCGGAAAACCTGTTCATGTATTTACAGGAGTAAATTATATTGAATATTATTCTGAATTAATAAAAGAGCAGGGAGCAGAAGTTGAAGTAATATTTGCTAATAATCCTACAGCTATTTTAAAATATACAGACTGTGTTTTAAACTGTGATATTCACACTCGTGTAAGAACTAAAAAATTATTAAAAAATGCTGGAGCTAAAATAGTTTACGGAATGGATGAAATAATGGCTTCTTCTATAAATGGAAGTGGATTCAATGAAAATTATGGACTTCTTGGATCTAATAAAGCTACTGAAGATACAGTAAAATTATTCCCTCGTAACTGTAAAGAACTTGTAGACAGAGTTCAAAAAATGCTTAAAGAAAAAACTGGAAAAAATATGGAAGTTATGGTTTACGGAGACGGAGCTTTCAAAGATCCAGTAGGAAAAATATGGGAACTTGCAGACCCAGTAGTATCTCCAGGATATACTGATGGATTAGAAGGGACTCCAAACGAAATTAAATTAAAATATCTTGCAGATAATGACCTTGCAGGATTAAAAGGTGAAGAATTAAATAAAGCAGTTGCTGAAGCTATAAGAGGAAAAGATTCAGATCTTAAAGGACAAATGATAACTCAAGGAACTACTCCAAGAAGATTAACTGACCTTATTGGTTCTTTATGTGACCTTACTTCAGGAAGTGGAGATAAAGGAACTCCTATCATTTTAATTCAAGGTTACTTTGATAACTATATTGATGATTAATAAAATTAAGAGAGTGGTTGTAAACTGCTCTCTTTTTTTATAGATAATAATAAAATAAAAAATCAGGAGCTTTTAAAACTCCTGATTTTTGTAAGCAGTATATTATAACCTTAGGATTAGTTATTATAAAATTGCCTTGCAGCAGTTATGAGAAAAATTAAATTCCTAATGGTATAAAAAACATTTGGAGAGATAAGATAGGAATAAAATTTTTCCCACAAACATCCTGCTGAATATTTTAATTAAAGTGAGAAACCTTAGGTGAATAAAAGAAATTTTATTTTTCTAAAATCCCTAACTTTAAGTTATAACAAAGTTCTTTTCTTATCTTGGCTTTATTATATACAGCTTATCTATTTTTTGTATATCCTCTTTAAATTATTTATCCATCTGAAGAGTAAAGTAAAATTTTACACAGTTATTAAGATTAATAACCCCATATTTACTTTTATGAGCTTTTAATATATTAGAAACAATATAAAGTCCCAGTCCTCTTTGGTAATTATTACTTGTTGTGTAAAACTTATTCCATATTTTATGTAAATCTGCTTCAGGAATAGATTCTCCATCATTTGAAACTGATATTGAAACTCTATTACCAGGAATTTCATCAATTCTTATAACAATTTTACTTTTAGCATAGTTATATCCATTTTTAATAAGATTGAAAATAACTTGCTCAATTTTTTCTCTGTCTCCTATAACAAAAATTTCTCTTTCATCATTAAAAATAATTTTTTTCTCTGAAAGTTCTTTTTGATAAATATAAAGTCCAAGTTTTATGACAGGAATAATATCAAATCTTTTTAAAATAAGATTTTCTTTTATACCAGTGTCATTTCCTATAAGAAGAGTTTCTTCAGAAAGTCTCAAAAGTCTTTTAGCCTCAGAAATAATAATATTAAAATCTTCATCATCTTTATATTTATCTTGCATAAGTTCAGTAAATCCCATAATAAGAGAAAGAGGAGTCTTAATTTCATGCATAAAACTCATTATTTTTTCTTCAAGTTCTTCTTTTTTTATAATATTTTTTTCTGCTTCATCTCTATAAAGCTTAATTACATCTTCAAGTCTATATGCCATTTCGTCAATTTTAAAATAAAGTTCACCAATTTCATCATTTTTATGGTAGACGATGTCATTTTTAAAATTAAGTTTTGAAATTCTTTCTGTAACTTTTGAAAGATATACAATAGGATTGACAAGGAAATAATCCAAAAAATGACCTATTACAAGAGTAAGCAATAAAAGAAATGCAGCTTTAAAATAAAAATACACTCTTAAAGTAGGGAAAACAGAACTTAAATTTTGATAAGAGTAGTATATATATACAGTGCAATTTCCTATATTTTTTTTTATAATTTCAACTTCTTGTCCATTATTATCTGTAAAAATATGTTTTTCTTTTTTTATATCAGATAATTTAGAAAAAGCTACAACAAGAG comes from the Fusobacterium perfoetens genome and includes:
- the glyS gene encoding glycine--tRNA ligase subunit beta gives rise to the protein MRLLFEIGMEENPARFLVKALDDLKKNLENKLKNERIKYDDIKTFGTPRRMVLLVEGLAERQEDLNELNMGPARKVAYDANGELSRAGLGFAKSQGVEGKDLEIVETPKGEYIAVRKFSEGVATKTLLPEILKSLVLELEFPKSMKWADRKFKFARPIQWFLAMADNEAVEFEIEGIKSGLSSKGHRFFGKPFTVSSIDDYFNKIRENNVIIDIAERKQMIRDLIDKNCTKENEQVLIHENLLDEVTNLVEYPYPIVGTFNSDFLEVPQEVLIISMEVHQRYFPILDKNGKLLPKFVVVRNGIEDSDKVRAGNEKVLSARLADARFFYQEDLKNPLEANVPKLSTVVFQKDLGTIADKMARVTKLADFLTDKLGYGAEKEDIFRTIKLCKADLVSNMINEKEFTELQGLMGADYALKSGEKETVSRGIEEHYFPRFKGDKLPETKEGIVAGICDRMDTLAGCLGVGVTVTGSKDPFALRRAALGIVNVIINSKLNISLKELTEKSIEILDEAGVLQKDKATLEKEVLEFLKQRVINVFTDMKYRRDVILAVVAKTWDNVIETKSEIEVLEKAVQEDSFKNLIGIIKRVGNIVKDHEGREVNKDLFKEEAEVSLYDYVENLDKTVTELLAAKDYKGYLDAVLNGEEIVNNYFNTVMINDKDAAVKNNRLSQMKRLDDIYERMADLDLIEG
- a CDS encoding coenzyme F420-0:L-glutamate ligase — protein: MGRLVGTISRGLRAPIIHQGDDIANFVVDAVLAAAESDNIVLRDRDIVAMTESIVARAQGNYASIDDIAADVKAKFGDNTIGVIFPILSRNRFSVCLKGIAKGAKKIVLMFSYPSDEVGNHFIDYDLLDEKGVNPWSDVLTEAEFTEKFGKPVHVFTGVNYIEYYSELIKEQGAEVEVIFANNPTAILKYTDCVLNCDIHTRVRTKKLLKNAGAKIVYGMDEIMASSINGSGFNENYGLLGSNKATEDTVKLFPRNCKELVDRVQKMLKEKTGKNMEVMVYGDGAFKDPVGKIWELADPVVSPGYTDGLEGTPNEIKLKYLADNDLAGLKGEELNKAVAEAIRGKDSDLKGQMITQGTTPRRLTDLIGSLCDLTSGSGDKGTPIILIQGYFDNYIDD
- a CDS encoding sensor histidine kinase, which produces MKLKPKILLILALMFFSIVALEFFSGEFYFEKFFRMQKQKQLMNIDFITSQNEINFQKLRDFQHNTDSIVLVVKNNKIINIEDFDYFSIQTDEGKKIILLNSFLNNLYSDDKFYLIDKEPIKLIGIDILAEKYYLPISIQCIDRVYEDYKFATMKNLRTYSIKGNVSATSDSDFFSPQASSLVVAFSKLSDIKKEKHIFTDNNGQEVEIIKKNIGNCTVYIYYSYQNLSSVFPTLRVYFYFKAAFLLLLTLVIGHFLDYFLVNPIVYLSKVTERISKLNFKNDIVYHKNDEIGELYFKIDEMAYRLEDVIKLYRDEAEKNIIKKEELEEKIMSFMHEIKTPLSLIMGFTELMQDKYKDDEDFNIIISEAKRLLRLSEETLLIGNDTGIKENLILKRFDIIPVIKLGLYIYQKELSEKKIIFNDEREIFVIGDREKIEQVIFNLIKNGYNYAKSKIVIRIDEIPGNRVSISVSNDGESIPEADLHKIWNKFYTTSNNYQRGLGLYIVSNILKAHKSKYGVINLNNCVKFYFTLQMDK